The genomic DNA TGGCATGCCGGCAAAGAAAAACGGGTCAGCGGATCCTCGCGCCTGTCTTGTCGAAGAGCAGCGAGCGGTCCGCCTTGATCGATACGGTGAAATGGTCGCCGCTGGCGCGCTGGCGCGCGGCCTCGCGCTCGACGATCAGCTCCTCGGCCCCGGCATTGGCGTAGACGTAGCTCACCGAGCCCAGGTGCTCGGCGACATCGGCCTTGACCGGGATGTCGCAGTCGCCGTCGCCGGCCTCGAAGAAATGCTCCGGCCTGACGCCGAGCACGACCTCGGTGCCTACTGTCGGCAAAGCCTTGCAGAGCGCCTTGCGCAATCTGGCGCCGCCATGATGGGCGAGCTCGACCGTCGCGGCGCTGTTGGATGTCTCGACGACCTTGGCGCTGAGAAAATTCATTTTCGGCGAGCCGATGAAGCCGGCGACGAAACGGTTGGCCGGGTCGTCATAAAGGTCGAGCGGCGCGCCGATCTGTTCGACATTGCCACCTTTCAGCACAACGATGCGGTCGGCCAGCGTCATCGCCTCGGTCTGGTCGTGCGTCACATAGATCATGGTGACGCCAAGCTCCTTGTGCAGCCGCGAGATCTCGACCCGCATCTGGACCCTGAGCTCGGCGTCGAGGTTGCTCAGCGGCTCGTCGAACAAAAACACCTGCGGCTCGCGCACGATGGCGCGGCCGATGGCAACGCGCTGGCGCTGGCCGCCGGACAATTGCTTCGGCCGCCGCTGCATCAGCTCCTCGATGCACAGGATCTCGGCGGCACGCTTGACCCGACGGTCGGTGTCGGCCTTCGGGTTGCCGTTCATCCTCAGCCCGAAGCTCAAATTCTGCTCCACCGTCATGTGCGGATAGAGCGCGTAGGACTGGAACACCATGGCGATGCCGCGGTCGGCGGCCTCGACATCGTTCACCACCTTGCCGCCGATGGCGATCTTGCCGCCGCTGATGTCCTCCAGCCCGGCGATCATGCGCAGAAGCGTGGACTTGCCGCATCCCGACGGGCCGACGAAGACGACGAACTCGCCGTCGGCGATATCGATGTCGGCGCCATGGACGACCTCGAAGGTGCCGAAACGCTTGACGACATTGGTGAGTGTGACGGCGGCCATCTCGCTCCTATCCTACTTGACCGCGCCGGCGGCGATGCCGGCGATGAAATGGCGCTGCAGCAGCACGAAGACGATGAGCATCGGCACCGTCAGCATCACCGCGCCGGCCATCAAGCCGCCCCAGGAGACCTTGGTGAGGCCGATCAGCGTGCCGAGCGCCACCGGCGCCGTCATCGCGCCGGGCTGGCTGTTGATCAGCAGCGGCCAGAGATAATTGTTCCACGAGGCGAGGAAGAGGATGATGGCCAATGCCGCCAGCATCGGCCGCGCCAGCGGCAGCGCGACGAAGAGGAAGATGCGCCATTCCTTGACGCCCTCGACCCTGGCCGCGTCGAACAGTTCGGCCGGCATCATCGAAAAGGCCTGGCGCATGAAGAGCACGCCCAGCGAATTGAACAGCGGCGGCACGATCAGCGCGATCCAGGTGTTGGCGAGCTGGAAATCGCGCGCCACCATGATGAATTGCGGGATCAGCACCACCGCGTAGGGAAGCGTGATGGTGCCGAGGATGATCGCCACCACCAGCCGCTTGCCGAGGAACTCGTAGCGCGCCAGCGCCCAGCCGGCCATCGAGGTGAGCATCACCGACAGGAAGGTGTAGGTCACAGCAACGGAGACGGAGATTCCGATCGCGCCGATGAAATTGGTGTCGCGCTGCAGATTGTTGACATTGTCGAGGAAATTGTCGTGCGGCAGAAGCTCGATGCCGGGGCTGAAGATGCCGTAGTCGGGCATGGTGGAGAACACCACCATCATCCACAGCGGAAACAGCCAGACCAGCGCCAGCGGCGTCAGCACAAGATGCAGCAGAATGCTGCGTCCGAGCCGTCTTTGAGAGCGC from Mesorhizobium sp. M1E.F.Ca.ET.045.02.1.1 includes the following:
- the ugpC gene encoding sn-glycerol-3-phosphate ABC transporter ATP-binding protein UgpC, with amino-acid sequence MAAVTLTNVVKRFGTFEVVHGADIDIADGEFVVFVGPSGCGKSTLLRMIAGLEDISGGKIAIGGKVVNDVEAADRGIAMVFQSYALYPHMTVEQNLSFGLRMNGNPKADTDRRVKRAAEILCIEELMQRRPKQLSGGQRQRVAIGRAIVREPQVFLFDEPLSNLDAELRVQMRVEISRLHKELGVTMIYVTHDQTEAMTLADRIVVLKGGNVEQIGAPLDLYDDPANRFVAGFIGSPKMNFLSAKVVETSNSAATVELAHHGGARLRKALCKALPTVGTEVVLGVRPEHFFEAGDGDCDIPVKADVAEHLGSVSYVYANAGAEELIVEREAARQRASGDHFTVSIKADRSLLFDKTGARIR
- a CDS encoding carbohydrate ABC transporter permease gives rise to the protein MISRSQRRLGRSILLHLVLTPLALVWLFPLWMMVVFSTMPDYGIFSPGIELLPHDNFLDNVNNLQRDTNFIGAIGISVSVAVTYTFLSVMLTSMAGWALARYEFLGKRLVVAIILGTITLPYAVVLIPQFIMVARDFQLANTWIALIVPPLFNSLGVLFMRQAFSMMPAELFDAARVEGVKEWRIFLFVALPLARPMLAALAIILFLASWNNYLWPLLINSQPGAMTAPVALGTLIGLTKVSWGGLMAGAVMLTVPMLIVFVLLQRHFIAGIAAGAVK